In Haloarcula hispanica ATCC 33960, one DNA window encodes the following:
- a CDS encoding creatininase family protein — translation MDLQTETWTDMAAVETSLALLPVGSTEQHGPHAPLGTDTLDAEAVAERGAERYDDPVVVAPAVPVGVAEEHRAFTGTLWTSESTFRSYVRDIVRSLASHGWDHVVLVNGHGGNIDALREVSGKITRHDEAFAVPFTWFDAVGDHSADMGHGGPLETSLLRHMNPETVHEDRLDEAADGGSDGWGEWQSGVNLAFDSDEFTENGVVGDPREGSAERGETLLELATESLVDLLDEIADRPAGPRE, via the coding sequence ATGGATCTACAGACGGAAACCTGGACTGATATGGCGGCTGTCGAGACGAGCCTGGCGCTGCTTCCCGTCGGGAGCACGGAGCAACACGGACCACACGCGCCGCTCGGGACGGACACGCTCGACGCCGAGGCGGTCGCCGAACGCGGTGCCGAGCGGTACGACGACCCTGTCGTTGTCGCACCGGCAGTCCCCGTCGGCGTCGCCGAGGAGCACCGGGCGTTCACCGGCACGCTGTGGACCTCCGAATCGACGTTTCGGTCCTACGTCCGTGACATCGTCCGGAGCCTCGCCAGCCACGGCTGGGACCATGTGGTGCTGGTCAACGGCCACGGCGGCAACATCGACGCCTTGCGGGAAGTGTCCGGCAAGATAACCCGCCACGACGAGGCCTTCGCCGTCCCGTTCACGTGGTTCGACGCGGTCGGTGACCACAGCGCCGACATGGGTCACGGCGGGCCGCTGGAGACCTCGCTGCTCCGGCATATGAATCCCGAAACAGTCCACGAGGACCGACTGGACGAGGCCGCGGACGGTGGCAGCGACGGCTGGGGGGAGTGGCAAAGCGGCGTCAACCTCGCGTTCGATTCAGACGAGTTCACCGAAAACGGTGTCGTCGGTGACCCGCGGGAGGGGAGCGCCGAACGCGGGGAGACGCTGCTGGAGCTGGCGACCGAGTCTCTCGTCGACCTCCTCGATGAGATCGCGGACCGACCGGCCGGACCGCGCGAGTGA
- the fdhF gene encoding formate dehydrogenase subunit alpha — protein MSTDKSIPRVPDLHDPQPETPVTHEFETGTANDPDVGTDTDDPTTLTVDGERVTVAPGSTIIDALQDLDDDIVSVDPGAEGVEDDADVPALCYYDRDGDCSDEIGPRSECRTCMVETDEHGLVPSCSFPAEDGLTVSTDTPDAEEARSVNLDLVLSNHNLRCTTCSGNGRCELQDAAISEDVDHPRYGVFDERDQYEPIDDTSSFIQIDRNKCILCNRCVDACNDVQVEGVLRIEGHGEDTRIGFQSDAETMHDSECVSCGHCATVCPTGSLTEKGIDGAATLPLPGFTQRNSIGKVIEHEDVETIDDTTAPNRGFEPDDPRAAKGKQGLARFASAAKRRAGDIAKDYGKKAFLAGEHTAESIAANTMPEGRLFDIASAVSDYRLSKIDKQETTCGFCAVGCRFEMWGKDGDSLGVVPVDDPDNAPANNFSTCVKGKFGHEFANSKQRVTEPLLRNDDGELEPTTWEEALDYVAERFTEIQDQHGIDSLGCLASSKGSNEEAYLVQKFARQVLGTKNIDNCARLCHSSTVAALQQTLGYGAMTNRINEDIGEADAYLISGSNTTESHPVLATRIKQNVRDGADLVVFDPRKIGIAEHADQYTRTNPGYDVAWLNGLIRYIIEHDLHDADFIERNTRNFEEVREKVQAFTPEKVEDLAGVSPEELASAAETLAEADSVVFGWAMGMTQQSHGTENLIAMADLALVLGQVGKPGAGLSPFRGQNNVQGGGGDMGTLPGSLPGYQNPADDEVGEKFADAWGERPPKEPGLKVPEMLAEAHAGNLRGMYVVGENPALSEPDIQHAAEALEDLEFLVVQDIFMTETAEYADVVLPAATSPEKHGTFTNTERRIQRVRPTSEPPGKARQDWEITQALARHLGYDWDYDHPREVMDEINSLAPIYGGVTYDRLESGEEHGLQWPCWDEDHDGTPYLYDYDEGNFNFEDGKARFVPADGGHPGEIPDEEFPLTLTSGRVLYHWHTGQITRRVEGLMSHVGESFVEVHPETAEKLGIADGEYVRVESRRGDIVVKAQVTDRVGPGTLFIPMHFAAGAVNKLTGETFDPTAGIPEYKVSSVRVEVLGPETDEAVLRTPDAGGKQIRKRGAGDD, from the coding sequence ATGAGCACAGATAAATCGATTCCACGAGTTCCGGACCTACACGACCCACAGCCTGAGACGCCAGTCACTCACGAGTTCGAGACCGGCACCGCCAACGACCCCGACGTGGGAACCGACACAGACGACCCGACGACGCTTACCGTCGACGGCGAGCGGGTCACGGTCGCCCCGGGGTCGACCATCATCGACGCGCTGCAGGACCTCGACGACGATATCGTCAGTGTCGACCCCGGTGCGGAGGGCGTCGAAGACGACGCCGATGTTCCGGCCCTGTGTTACTACGACCGCGATGGGGACTGCAGCGACGAGATCGGCCCGCGCAGCGAGTGTCGCACCTGCATGGTCGAGACCGACGAACACGGCCTCGTCCCGTCGTGTTCGTTCCCCGCCGAGGACGGCCTCACCGTCTCGACAGACACCCCTGACGCCGAGGAGGCCCGTAGCGTCAATCTCGACCTCGTGCTGTCGAACCACAACCTCCGGTGTACCACCTGCAGCGGCAACGGCCGCTGTGAACTGCAGGACGCCGCCATCAGCGAGGACGTCGACCACCCCCGCTACGGCGTCTTCGACGAGCGCGACCAGTACGAACCCATCGACGACACCTCCTCGTTCATCCAGATCGACCGTAACAAGTGCATCCTCTGTAACCGCTGTGTCGACGCCTGCAACGACGTGCAGGTCGAGGGCGTCCTCCGTATCGAGGGCCACGGCGAGGACACCCGTATCGGCTTCCAGTCCGACGCCGAAACCATGCACGACTCGGAGTGTGTCTCATGTGGCCACTGCGCCACCGTCTGCCCCACTGGATCGCTGACAGAGAAGGGCATCGACGGCGCGGCGACGCTCCCGTTGCCCGGCTTTACCCAACGAAACTCCATCGGGAAAGTCATCGAGCACGAGGACGTCGAGACAATCGACGACACCACAGCACCGAATCGCGGATTCGAACCCGACGACCCGAGAGCGGCGAAGGGGAAGCAAGGCCTCGCCAGATTCGCGTCTGCGGCGAAACGGCGGGCCGGCGACATCGCCAAGGACTACGGGAAGAAGGCGTTCCTCGCCGGCGAACACACCGCCGAGAGCATCGCGGCGAACACGATGCCCGAGGGCCGACTGTTCGACATCGCCAGCGCGGTCAGCGACTACCGCCTCTCGAAAATCGACAAGCAGGAAACGACCTGCGGGTTCTGCGCCGTCGGCTGCCGGTTCGAGATGTGGGGCAAGGACGGCGACTCGCTCGGCGTCGTCCCGGTAGATGACCCTGACAACGCGCCCGCGAACAACTTCTCGACCTGCGTGAAAGGGAAGTTCGGCCACGAGTTCGCCAACAGCAAACAGCGGGTCACCGAGCCGCTGCTCCGCAACGACGACGGCGAACTCGAACCGACGACCTGGGAGGAGGCGCTCGATTATGTGGCCGAGCGCTTCACCGAGATTCAGGACCAGCACGGCATCGACTCGCTGGGCTGTCTGGCCTCCTCGAAGGGCAGCAACGAGGAGGCGTACCTCGTCCAGAAGTTCGCCCGGCAGGTCCTTGGCACGAAGAACATCGACAACTGCGCCCGGCTGTGTCACTCCTCGACAGTCGCCGCGCTCCAGCAGACGCTCGGCTACGGCGCGATGACCAACCGCATCAACGAGGATATCGGCGAGGCCGACGCCTACCTCATCAGCGGCTCCAACACCACGGAGTCACACCCGGTGCTCGCCACGCGAATCAAGCAGAACGTCCGCGACGGGGCCGACCTCGTCGTGTTCGACCCGCGGAAAATCGGCATCGCCGAGCACGCCGACCAGTACACCCGGACCAATCCCGGCTACGACGTGGCCTGGCTCAACGGCCTGATTCGGTACATCATCGAACACGACCTCCACGACGCGGACTTCATCGAACGCAACACGAGGAACTTCGAGGAAGTCAGGGAGAAAGTCCAGGCGTTCACGCCCGAGAAAGTCGAAGACCTGGCGGGCGTGTCGCCGGAAGAACTCGCCTCGGCGGCCGAGACACTCGCCGAGGCCGACAGCGTCGTCTTCGGCTGGGCGATGGGGATGACCCAGCAGAGCCACGGCACGGAAAACCTCATCGCGATGGCCGACCTCGCGCTCGTCCTCGGGCAGGTCGGCAAGCCGGGAGCCGGCCTCTCGCCGTTCCGCGGCCAGAACAACGTGCAGGGCGGCGGTGGCGACATGGGGACGCTTCCGGGGAGCTTGCCGGGCTATCAGAACCCAGCCGACGACGAGGTCGGCGAGAAGTTCGCCGACGCGTGGGGCGAGCGCCCGCCCAAGGAGCCCGGACTCAAAGTACCAGAGATGCTCGCCGAGGCTCACGCGGGGAACCTTCGGGGAATGTACGTCGTCGGCGAGAACCCGGCGCTCTCGGAACCCGATATCCAGCACGCCGCCGAGGCTCTGGAAGACCTAGAGTTCCTCGTCGTGCAGGACATCTTCATGACCGAAACGGCGGAGTACGCCGACGTGGTGCTCCCTGCGGCCACGTCGCCGGAGAAACACGGCACGTTCACCAATACGGAGCGACGCATCCAGCGGGTTCGACCCACGTCTGAGCCGCCGGGCAAGGCCCGTCAGGACTGGGAAATCACGCAGGCGTTGGCCCGTCACCTCGGCTACGACTGGGATTACGACCACCCGCGGGAGGTCATGGACGAAATCAACTCGCTCGCGCCCATCTACGGCGGCGTCACGTACGACCGGCTCGAATCCGGCGAAGAACATGGCCTGCAGTGGCCTTGCTGGGACGAGGACCACGATGGCACGCCGTACCTCTATGACTACGACGAGGGGAACTTCAACTTCGAGGACGGGAAGGCCCGCTTCGTTCCCGCCGACGGCGGACACCCCGGCGAGATTCCCGACGAGGAGTTCCCGCTGACGCTTACCTCCGGGCGCGTGCTGTATCACTGGCACACAGGACAGATTACCCGCCGTGTCGAGGGGCTGATGAGCCACGTCGGCGAGAGCTTCGTCGAAGTACATCCCGAGACGGCCGAGAAGCTCGGCATCGCCGACGGCGAGTACGTCCGCGTCGAGTCCCGGCGGGGCGATATCGTCGTCAAGGCACAGGTCACCGACCGCGTCGGCCCGGGGACGCTGTTCATCCCGATGCACTTCGCAGCTGGCGCGGTCAACAAGCTTACCGGCGAGACGTTCGACCCGACCGCCGGCATCCCCGAGTACAAAGTGTCGAGCGTCCGCGTGGAAGTCCTGGGACCGGAAACGGACGAAGCGGTGCTCCGGACGCCAGACGCCGGTGGGAAACAGATCCGGAAGCGAGGGGCGGGCGACGACTGA
- a CDS encoding ArsR/SmtB family transcription factor gives MSSPIETLQERTGTADESPRVLGVAENETDDVLDALASDTSRSLFRTLYDEPGTPSEIADRCDTSVQNVHYHVSNLEDAELIEPVETVYSSKGNEMTVYGPASDPIVLVGDRDLEPRLQQSMADVVTGLGLIGFASLFVQWGAEKLATATAGDGVLAPASPNAGPVSGTNAVARFVFEVIEPGLLFFCLCLTVLGIAALLVDGQA, from the coding sequence ATGTCGAGCCCTATCGAAACGTTACAGGAGCGGACCGGGACAGCAGACGAATCACCGCGGGTACTCGGTGTTGCGGAGAACGAAACCGACGACGTTCTCGACGCTCTCGCATCGGACACCAGCCGGTCGCTGTTCCGCACGCTGTACGACGAGCCTGGAACGCCGTCCGAGATAGCGGACCGGTGTGACACGTCGGTCCAGAACGTCCACTACCACGTCTCGAATCTCGAAGACGCAGAGCTCATCGAACCGGTCGAGACGGTCTACTCCTCGAAGGGTAACGAGATGACCGTGTACGGTCCCGCAAGCGATCCGATTGTGCTCGTCGGCGACCGAGACCTGGAGCCGCGTCTCCAGCAGTCGATGGCTGATGTCGTCACTGGGCTGGGACTCATCGGCTTCGCGAGCCTCTTCGTCCAATGGGGCGCGGAGAAACTGGCGACCGCGACCGCAGGCGACGGGGTTTTGGCTCCGGCGAGTCCGAACGCAGGGCCGGTCAGTGGGACGAACGCTGTCGCTAGATTCGTTTTCGAGGTCATCGAACCGGGCCTGCTGTTTTTCTGCCTCTGTCTCACGGTGCTTGGTATAGCCGCCCTACTGGTTGACGGGCAAGCCTGA
- a CDS encoding S8 family serine peptidase has product MRDRTVLLLAVVAIVSLTGSIAMLAVTGPTDSRPDRADAASVSVSDGAAGRFARLHTAGVTGSNVSVGIVDPTGFDTESETIAGQVTETRSFGGGSVDDTREAHGTATAAVVSRTAPDADLYLARVDSVDSYRQAVNWLVQADVDVIVAPVSFYGQPGDGTGPVARSATRATESGSVFIAPAGNLAQSHWSGQYTSEDVKNRTVTFTNGSRENYVRGGTEITVWLSWDRGHADEEYTVELYRTNGTDSRLVARSQPYRGDDVPNERIVADVRPGDYYLVVRGPASPTGARLRLVSPTHDLQHTTTRNSIVAPGTARKAITVGAYNSRIDQLEPFSSRGPTVDNRVGVDVVAPDRQFAAAAPDGFVGSSAAVPYVGGTAALLLDANESLSPRETEHLLERTTRDVGRPGLDNGTGHGAVEPVRAVRAAQNRTDG; this is encoded by the coding sequence GTGCGTGATCGGACTGTGCTGCTACTGGCCGTCGTCGCAATCGTATCACTCACTGGTAGCATCGCAATGCTCGCAGTGACAGGGCCAACAGACTCCCGCCCGGACAGGGCCGATGCCGCATCAGTATCGGTGTCGGACGGAGCAGCCGGCCGGTTCGCACGTCTCCACACGGCCGGGGTCACAGGTTCGAACGTCTCGGTCGGCATCGTCGATCCGACCGGATTCGATACGGAGTCAGAAACGATTGCCGGACAGGTCACCGAAACACGGAGCTTCGGCGGTGGGTCCGTAGACGACACACGGGAGGCACACGGAACCGCGACGGCCGCCGTCGTGTCGCGGACCGCACCGGACGCCGACCTCTATCTCGCCCGGGTCGATAGCGTCGACAGTTACCGACAGGCAGTCAACTGGCTCGTTCAAGCGGATGTCGACGTGATTGTCGCACCCGTTTCGTTCTACGGGCAGCCAGGCGATGGAACCGGACCGGTCGCCCGGAGTGCGACGCGAGCGACGGAGAGTGGGTCAGTGTTCATCGCCCCAGCCGGTAATCTCGCGCAATCCCACTGGTCGGGGCAGTACACGTCCGAGGACGTAAAGAATCGGACGGTCACGTTTACCAACGGGAGTCGGGAGAATTACGTTCGAGGCGGGACCGAAATCACGGTCTGGCTCTCGTGGGACCGGGGCCACGCAGACGAGGAGTACACAGTCGAACTGTACCGGACGAACGGAACCGACTCCCGTCTCGTCGCCCGCTCACAGCCCTACCGCGGTGACGATGTACCAAACGAGCGTATCGTTGCCGACGTCAGACCCGGCGACTACTATCTCGTCGTTCGAGGGCCAGCATCGCCGACTGGCGCGCGGCTCCGGCTCGTGTCACCGACGCACGACCTCCAGCACACGACGACTCGGAACAGCATTGTGGCTCCGGGCACGGCCCGGAAAGCCATCACTGTCGGGGCGTACAACAGCCGTATCGACCAGCTCGAACCGTTCAGTTCACGAGGCCCGACAGTCGATAACCGGGTCGGCGTCGACGTCGTGGCCCCGGATAGACAGTTCGCCGCCGCAGCACCTGACGGCTTCGTCGGCTCTTCGGCCGCAGTCCCCTACGTCGGTGGCACCGCAGCCTTGCTGCTGGATGCAAACGAGTCGCTGTCCCCCCGCGAAACCGAACACCTGCTGGAACGGACCACGAGAGACGTGGGACGACCGGGACTCGACAACGGAACCGGCCACGGGGCGGTCGAGCCAGTCCGCGCGGTCCGGGCTGCACAGAACCGTACTGATGGTTAA
- a CDS encoding CPBP family glutamic-type intramembrane protease, whose product MLCPDIGLPRFSSGPLVPVVAYLLVIVVLSGLVIISPGASPPPVLGMLWGVFLVALTVGALRIETVSPRSLLPPVRTLIPVIGVVIAFWGLYNLVAVALAVGGISGFDASLSRTAAHPLLYLAALFSSLLFTAIPEELLFRTYLQEKFTRLAGGATRRAVLAGIGLVAVLFALFHLPRWFLASGHGVGSALAARLLGLTLMGLAYGSVYALTGNLWLVALFHASMNQPPVIVSVHIPTELHLVASVIEYAAIVSLVYLTVRVVESGGTPLIWSRRNNPASTGD is encoded by the coding sequence ATGTTGTGCCCTGATATTGGCCTGCCGAGATTCAGCAGCGGGCCGTTGGTTCCCGTTGTAGCGTACCTCCTGGTAATTGTCGTCCTCTCCGGACTGGTGATCATCTCCCCCGGCGCATCGCCGCCGCCCGTCTTGGGAATGCTCTGGGGTGTCTTCCTCGTCGCACTCACCGTTGGTGCGCTCAGAATTGAGACCGTCTCACCGCGCTCTCTGCTCCCGCCTGTTCGCACACTGATACCCGTGATCGGGGTGGTCATCGCGTTCTGGGGACTGTACAACCTTGTTGCGGTCGCCCTCGCGGTGGGTGGGATCTCCGGGTTCGACGCCTCGCTGTCGAGAACCGCTGCCCACCCGCTGCTGTATCTCGCGGCGCTTTTCAGTTCGCTTCTGTTCACTGCGATCCCGGAAGAACTCCTCTTTCGCACGTACCTGCAGGAGAAATTCACGAGGCTGGCCGGCGGGGCGACTCGGCGTGCGGTGCTGGCTGGTATCGGCCTTGTCGCAGTCCTATTTGCTCTGTTTCATCTCCCGCGGTGGTTTCTCGCATCGGGGCACGGCGTCGGTTCCGCGCTGGCAGCCAGACTCCTCGGACTGACGCTCATGGGACTCGCTTACGGGAGCGTATACGCACTGACGGGCAACCTCTGGCTCGTCGCCCTGTTCCATGCATCGATGAATCAGCCGCCGGTAATCGTATCGGTGCATATCCCGACCGAGCTACATCTGGTAGCGAGTGTGATCGAGTATGCCGCCATCGTCTCGCTTGTCTACCTGACTGTTCGGGTGGTCGAATCCGGCGGGACACCGCTGATCTGGTCACGGCGGAACAACCCTGCCTCGACCGGGGACTGA